A single region of the Gorilla gorilla gorilla isolate KB3781 chromosome 1, NHGRI_mGorGor1-v2.1_pri, whole genome shotgun sequence genome encodes:
- the LOC115935792 gene encoding LOW QUALITY PROTEIN: NADH dehydrogenase [ubiquinone] 1 alpha subcomplex assembly factor 8 (The sequence of the model RefSeq protein was modified relative to this genomic sequence to represent the inferred CDS: inserted 3 bases in 2 codons; substituted 1 base at 1 genomic stop codon) — protein MSANGAVWVRMRSCLRAFPERLAACGAEXKDFGAREFEALRSCFAAXGQEDAGGRLLGGTLSFTPVCCCGCRALVLMAPGGIHXMPRAERKWEWRRCDVPRC, from the exons ATGTCGGCTAACGGAGCGGTGTGGGTCCGCATGCGAAGCTGCCTCCGCGCCTTCCCCGAGCGGCTGGCCGCCTGCGGGGCCGA TAAGGACTTCGGCGCGCGGGAGTTCGAGGCCCTGCGGAGCTGCTTCGCCG GCGGCCAAGAAGACGCTGGAGGGAGGCTGTTAGGAGGGACTCTGAGCTTCACACCTGTCTGCTGCTGTGGTTGCAGAGCCCTAGTCCTGATGGCCCCTGGTGGCATACATTGAATGCCTAGGGCAGAAAGGAAGTGGGAATGGCGAAGATGTGACGTGCCTCGGTGTTAG